Proteins encoded within one genomic window of Nonomuraea gerenzanensis:
- a CDS encoding MBL fold metallo-hydrolase yields the protein MLLTKFGHACVRVEKDGRRLVIDPGGLTEPQALDGADAVLVTHEHFDHFSEERLRRAAAANPGPRIWADSSSTTSCSTPETP from the coding sequence GTGCTGCTCACCAAGTTCGGCCATGCCTGCGTCCGCGTCGAGAAGGACGGCCGCCGCCTGGTCATCGACCCCGGCGGCCTGACCGAGCCGCAGGCGCTGGACGGCGCCGACGCGGTCCTGGTCACGCATGAGCACTTCGACCACTTCTCCGAGGAGCGGCTGCGCCGGGCCGCCGCGGCCAACCCGGGCCCGCGCATCTGGGCCGACTCCTCATCGACGACGTCCTGTTCCACCCCGGAGACGCCCTGA